The following proteins come from a genomic window of Nostoc sp. ATCC 53789:
- a CDS encoding response regulator transcription factor: protein MIKVLLVDDQGLIRQGLRALLELEPDLEIVGEAENGEQAINLVAEFQPDVVLLDIRMPIMDGVAATKEIQKRFPKTKILVLTTFDDDEYVSAALQNGAMGYLLKDTPSEELAVAIRAVYKGYTQLGPGIVKKLLTQFSNGTPIHSTPVPSTLTELTPREKEVLRLIATGASNREIAQELYISEGTVKNHVTNILNTLNLRDRTQAAIWANTYLSYLN from the coding sequence ATGATTAAAGTATTGTTAGTAGATGATCAAGGTTTAATTCGTCAAGGATTAAGAGCATTATTAGAATTAGAACCAGATTTAGAGATCGTGGGAGAAGCAGAAAATGGTGAACAGGCAATTAATTTGGTCGCTGAATTTCAACCTGATGTAGTATTGCTAGATATCAGAATGCCTATTATGGATGGAGTTGCAGCGACGAAAGAAATTCAAAAACGTTTTCCTAAAACTAAAATTTTAGTACTGACGACTTTTGATGATGATGAATATGTATCAGCAGCATTACAAAATGGGGCAATGGGTTATTTATTAAAAGATACGCCCTCAGAAGAATTAGCTGTTGCGATTCGTGCTGTTTATAAAGGATATACCCAATTAGGCCCAGGTATAGTTAAAAAGCTGTTAACTCAGTTTTCTAATGGTACACCAATCCATTCAACACCTGTACCATCTACTTTAACTGAACTTACGCCTAGAGAAAAAGAGGTTTTGCGGTTAATTGCTACAGGTGCTAGTAACCGAGAAATTGCTCAAGAACTCTACATTTCTGAGGGGACGGTAAAAAATCATGTGACAAATATTTTAAACACGTTAAATCTGCGCGATCGCACTCAAGCGGCGATTTGGGCAAATACATATTTATCCTATTTGAATTAG